The following are encoded together in the Tepidiforma bonchosmolovskayae genome:
- a CDS encoding disulfide bond formation protein B: MESEPYVSPVLAAGSIGVVFAVLFAMLAAEHPAAAAVRRLVTVHGQKLMFAVAATAMAGSLYYSEYVHFTPCELCWFQRIAMYPLAILLGVALLTRSRLDARYVVTLAGAGLAVSIYHYQLELFPDQAALCTGEAVSCTVRFVEEFGFVSIPFMAGCAFLSVLLLQAAAWRVRYLEERGLV; encoded by the coding sequence ATGGAGTCCGAACCGTACGTTTCCCCGGTCCTCGCCGCCGGCAGTATCGGCGTCGTCTTCGCTGTCCTGTTCGCCATGCTCGCCGCCGAGCACCCGGCCGCCGCCGCCGTCCGCCGGCTGGTCACGGTCCACGGGCAGAAGTTGATGTTCGCCGTTGCCGCCACGGCGATGGCCGGGTCGCTCTACTATTCCGAATATGTCCACTTCACGCCGTGCGAACTCTGCTGGTTCCAGCGGATCGCGATGTACCCGCTGGCCATCCTGCTCGGCGTGGCGCTGCTGACGCGCAGCCGGCTCGATGCGCGCTACGTGGTCACGCTGGCCGGCGCCGGGCTGGCCGTCTCCATCTACCACTACCAGCTCGAACTCTTCCCCGACCAGGCCGCGCTCTGCACCGGCGAGGCCGTCTCGTGCACGGTCCGCTTCGTCGAGGAGTTCGGATTCGTGTCCATCCCGTTCATGGCCGGGTGCGCGTTCCTGTCGGTCCTGCTGCTGCAGGCGGCGGCCTGGCGGGTCCGCTACCTGGAGGAGCGGGGCCTGGTGTGA
- the lon gene encoding endopeptidase La, with amino-acid sequence MSSEPFSVPGVPADVPPSSDEGGIEILPVMPLRGGTVVFPFAVVPLAVGQPRSVRLIDDVMRADRRLVFVAQNTDDVDLAGPDHVYRVGTIGVVHHLARAGEGTLQVVVQGIERVRILEFTGTEPYLQARVERAPERPVEGPEGEVLRRAVLELIAKLVAVIQLPQEFVAAAEALTDPLQLCYLVGAAMPLSGAQRQELLELDTVEAKLRKLIEFIQHEIAVRELGRKIAQETEQRLSKSQREYFLREQLRSIQKELGEGEGEELAELRRALDEAGLPPEARAEADRELERLALLPAGSPEQGIIRTYLDWLANLPWQKLSGSAIDIERARTVLDEDHYDLDKIKDRILDYLAVRKLRAERAAAAGDGPDLPPTERAAAEPILCFVGPPGVGKTSLGQSIARALDRKFARVALGGVHDEAEIRGHRRTYIGAMPGRIIQALRQAGTRDPVIMLDEIDKVGSDWRGDPAAALLEVLDPAQNHRFTDTYLGVPFDLSAVLFIATANTLDTISPPLRDRMEVMQLSGYTEDEKLHIAERYLVPRQLRAHGLKPGEIVFEPDALRHIIRRYTREAGVRGLEREIAGVVRRVARRVVEGEATPVTIDVAAVERYLGRPRIPEDAFIRIDRPGIATGLAWTTAGGDVLQVEAAAMPAGEERLILTGQLGDVMRESVQAALTWVRSNAAKLGIDPGFFEHKAVHVHVPAGAVPKDGPSAGVTMATALVSLASGRPVRSDVAMTGEITLHGRVLPVGGIKEKVLAAHRAGIRTVILPKENERDTEDVPEEARKELRFVFVTDASEVIREALGEGAAPGA; translated from the coding sequence ATGAGCAGCGAACCGTTTTCGGTGCCCGGGGTTCCGGCCGACGTTCCGCCGTCCTCCGATGAGGGCGGCATCGAAATCCTCCCGGTTATGCCGCTCCGCGGGGGCACGGTCGTCTTCCCCTTCGCCGTCGTCCCCCTCGCCGTCGGCCAGCCCCGCTCCGTCCGCCTCATCGACGACGTGATGCGCGCCGACCGGCGGCTCGTGTTCGTCGCCCAGAACACCGACGATGTCGACCTGGCCGGGCCGGACCACGTCTACCGGGTCGGCACAATCGGCGTGGTCCACCACCTCGCCCGCGCCGGCGAAGGGACGCTCCAGGTCGTTGTCCAGGGCATCGAGCGGGTCCGGATCCTCGAGTTCACGGGCACCGAGCCGTACCTCCAGGCCCGGGTGGAGCGCGCGCCCGAGCGGCCGGTCGAAGGCCCGGAAGGCGAAGTGCTCCGGCGGGCCGTCCTCGAGCTGATTGCGAAGCTCGTCGCCGTCATCCAGCTGCCGCAGGAGTTCGTCGCCGCCGCCGAGGCGCTCACGGACCCGCTCCAGCTCTGCTACCTGGTCGGCGCGGCGATGCCGCTCAGCGGCGCACAGCGGCAGGAGCTGCTCGAGCTGGATACCGTCGAGGCGAAGCTCCGCAAGCTGATCGAATTCATCCAGCACGAGATCGCCGTCCGCGAGCTCGGCCGGAAGATCGCCCAGGAGACCGAGCAGCGGCTTTCGAAATCGCAGCGCGAGTACTTCCTCCGCGAGCAGCTGCGCTCCATCCAGAAGGAGCTGGGCGAGGGCGAAGGCGAGGAGCTGGCCGAGCTGCGCCGTGCCCTTGATGAGGCCGGCCTCCCGCCCGAGGCGCGCGCCGAGGCCGACCGCGAGCTCGAACGGCTCGCCCTCCTGCCCGCCGGTTCGCCCGAGCAGGGGATCATCCGCACGTACCTCGACTGGCTTGCGAACCTCCCCTGGCAGAAGCTCAGCGGCTCCGCCATCGATATCGAACGCGCCCGCACGGTGCTCGACGAGGACCACTACGACCTCGACAAGATCAAGGACCGCATCCTCGACTACCTCGCCGTCCGCAAGCTGCGGGCCGAGCGCGCCGCCGCGGCCGGCGACGGTCCCGACCTGCCGCCGACCGAACGCGCCGCCGCCGAGCCGATCCTCTGCTTCGTCGGCCCGCCCGGCGTCGGCAAGACGAGCCTCGGGCAGTCGATCGCCCGGGCGCTCGACCGGAAGTTCGCGCGCGTGGCGCTCGGCGGCGTGCATGACGAGGCGGAGATTCGCGGCCACCGGCGGACCTACATCGGCGCGATGCCCGGCCGGATCATCCAGGCCCTCCGCCAGGCCGGCACGCGCGACCCCGTCATCATGCTCGACGAAATCGATAAGGTCGGCAGCGACTGGCGCGGCGACCCGGCCGCAGCCCTGCTCGAGGTGCTCGACCCGGCCCAGAACCACCGCTTCACCGATACGTACCTCGGCGTGCCGTTCGACCTCTCGGCCGTGCTCTTCATCGCCACGGCGAACACGCTCGATACCATCTCGCCGCCGCTCCGCGACCGGATGGAGGTGATGCAGCTCTCGGGCTACACCGAGGACGAGAAGCTGCACATCGCCGAGCGGTACCTCGTGCCGCGGCAGCTCCGCGCCCACGGGCTCAAGCCCGGCGAAATCGTGTTCGAACCGGATGCCCTCCGCCACATCATCCGGCGGTACACCCGCGAAGCCGGCGTGCGCGGCCTCGAACGGGAGATCGCCGGCGTCGTCCGCAGGGTCGCCCGGCGCGTGGTCGAAGGCGAAGCGACCCCGGTGACCATCGACGTCGCTGCCGTCGAACGGTACCTCGGCCGGCCGCGCATCCCGGAGGACGCATTCATCCGGATCGACCGCCCGGGCATTGCCACCGGGCTGGCCTGGACCACGGCCGGCGGCGACGTGCTCCAGGTGGAGGCCGCGGCGATGCCCGCCGGCGAGGAGCGGCTCATCCTCACCGGGCAGCTCGGCGATGTGATGCGCGAAAGCGTGCAGGCCGCGCTGACCTGGGTCCGTTCGAACGCGGCGAAGCTGGGCATCGACCCCGGCTTCTTCGAGCACAAGGCGGTCCATGTCCATGTTCCGGCGGGCGCCGTGCCGAAGGATGGCCCCTCGGCGGGCGTGACGATGGCGACGGCGCTCGTATCGCTGGCGAGCGGGCGGCCCGTGCGCAGCGACGTCGCGATGACGGGCGAAATTACGCTCCACGGGCGGGTGCTGCCGGTCGGCGGCATCAAGGAGAAGGTGCTGGCGGCGCACCGGGCCGGGATCCGCACCGTGATTCTGCCGAAGGAGAACGAGCGCGACACCGAGGACGTGCCGGAGGAGGCGCGGAAGGAGCTGCGCTTTGTCTTCGTGACGGACGCGAGCGAGGTCATCCGGGAGGCGCTGGGGGAGGGGGCGGCTCCAGGAGCGTGA
- the katG gene encoding catalase/peroxidase HPI produces MSANGTMKLKGKRNRDWWPNQPDLSLLRQNHPNSDPMDPGFDYRKELETLDVEQLRRDIYELMTTPQDWWPPDYGHYGPLFIRMTWHAAGTYRVHDGRGGASRGTQRFDPLASWPDNANLDKARRLLWPIKKKYGKKISWADLIAFAGNCALESMGFKTAGFAFGREDVWEPEDIDWGPEDEWLGDERHYGERELDEPYAAIQMGLIYVNPEGPNAVPSALAAAKDIRESFGRMAMNDEETVALIAGGHAFGKTHGANPASYVGPEPGGAPLHEQGLGWKNSYGTGKGPDTYTSGLEGAWTPTPTKWDNSYLETLFKYNWDLTKSPAGAWQWVPTDPEAQNLVPDAHDPSKRHAPVMLTTDLALKMDPIYEKIARRFLEHPEELEDAFARAWFKLIHRDMGPVTRYLGPLVPKETWTWQDPIPPVDHPLIDADDIAKLKADLIGSGLSVSDLVFTAWAAASSYRGTDRRGGANGARIRLAPQKDWPANDPPRLARILGVLEGIQQRFNAQAAGGKRVSLADLIVLGGCAAVEKAAKDAGFDIAVPFTPGRMDATQEQTDVESFGYLEPKADGFRNFRKPGLKKRAEHLLVEKAALLELTPPEMTVLVGGMRALAANSGETKLGVLTNRPGVLTNDFFVNLLDMNTQWVPTSEAEEEYEGRDRATGAVKWTATRVDLVFGHNAELRALAEVYACDDAQEKFVRDFVKAWDKVMNLDRFDLHK; encoded by the coding sequence ATGTCTGCCAACGGCACGATGAAGCTCAAAGGCAAACGGAACCGCGACTGGTGGCCCAACCAGCCCGACCTCTCCCTGCTCCGCCAGAACCACCCCAACTCCGACCCGATGGACCCCGGCTTTGACTACCGGAAGGAGCTCGAAACGCTCGATGTCGAGCAGCTCCGCCGGGACATCTACGAGCTGATGACCACGCCGCAGGACTGGTGGCCGCCCGATTACGGCCACTACGGCCCGCTCTTTATCCGCATGACCTGGCACGCGGCCGGCACCTACCGCGTGCACGACGGCCGCGGCGGCGCCTCGCGCGGGACGCAGCGGTTCGACCCCCTCGCCAGCTGGCCCGACAACGCCAACCTCGATAAGGCCCGCCGCCTCCTCTGGCCGATTAAGAAGAAGTACGGCAAGAAGATCTCCTGGGCCGACCTCATCGCCTTCGCCGGCAACTGCGCCCTCGAATCGATGGGCTTCAAGACCGCCGGCTTCGCCTTCGGCCGCGAAGACGTCTGGGAGCCGGAGGATATCGACTGGGGCCCCGAAGACGAGTGGCTCGGCGACGAGCGCCACTACGGCGAGCGCGAGCTCGATGAGCCGTACGCCGCCATCCAGATGGGCCTCATCTACGTGAACCCGGAGGGCCCGAACGCCGTCCCCAGCGCCCTCGCCGCCGCGAAGGACATCCGCGAATCGTTCGGCCGGATGGCGATGAACGACGAGGAGACCGTGGCCCTCATCGCCGGCGGCCACGCCTTCGGCAAGACCCACGGGGCGAACCCGGCGAGCTACGTCGGCCCTGAGCCGGGCGGCGCCCCGCTGCACGAGCAGGGGCTCGGCTGGAAGAACAGCTACGGCACCGGCAAGGGTCCCGATACCTACACCAGCGGCCTCGAAGGCGCCTGGACCCCGACCCCGACGAAGTGGGACAACTCCTACCTCGAGACCCTCTTCAAGTACAACTGGGACCTCACGAAGAGCCCGGCCGGCGCCTGGCAGTGGGTGCCGACCGACCCCGAGGCCCAAAACCTCGTGCCCGATGCCCACGACCCCTCGAAGCGGCACGCGCCCGTCATGCTCACGACGGACCTCGCGCTCAAGATGGACCCCATCTACGAAAAGATCGCGCGCCGCTTCCTGGAGCACCCGGAGGAGCTGGAGGACGCCTTCGCCCGCGCCTGGTTCAAGCTCATCCACCGCGACATGGGCCCGGTCACCCGGTACCTCGGCCCGCTCGTGCCGAAGGAGACCTGGACCTGGCAGGACCCGATCCCGCCGGTCGACCACCCGCTCATCGACGCCGATGACATCGCGAAGCTGAAGGCCGACCTGATCGGCTCCGGCCTCTCCGTCTCCGACCTCGTCTTCACCGCCTGGGCGGCGGCCTCGAGCTACCGCGGCACCGACCGTCGCGGCGGCGCGAACGGCGCCCGCATCCGCCTCGCTCCCCAGAAGGATTGGCCCGCGAACGACCCGCCGCGCCTCGCCCGCATCCTCGGCGTGCTCGAAGGCATCCAGCAGCGGTTCAACGCCCAGGCCGCGGGCGGCAAGCGCGTCTCCCTCGCCGACCTCATCGTGCTCGGCGGCTGCGCGGCGGTCGAGAAGGCGGCGAAGGATGCCGGCTTCGACATCGCCGTGCCGTTCACCCCGGGCCGGATGGACGCCACGCAGGAGCAGACCGACGTCGAATCGTTCGGTTACCTGGAGCCGAAGGCCGACGGCTTCCGCAACTTCCGCAAGCCGGGCCTGAAGAAGCGCGCCGAGCACCTGCTCGTCGAAAAGGCCGCGCTCCTCGAGCTCACCCCGCCCGAGATGACCGTCCTCGTCGGCGGGATGCGCGCGCTGGCGGCGAACAGCGGCGAAACGAAGCTCGGCGTGCTGACGAACCGGCCGGGCGTCCTCACCAACGACTTCTTCGTCAACCTGCTCGACATGAACACCCAGTGGGTGCCGACGAGCGAGGCGGAGGAGGAGTACGAGGGCCGCGACCGCGCGACCGGCGCCGTGAAGTGGACGGCCACTCGGGTCGACCTCGTCTTCGGGCACAACGCCGAGCTGCGCGCCCTCGCCGAGGTGTACGCCTGCGACGACGCCCAGGAGAAGTTCGTGCGCGACTTCGTGAAGGCGTGGGACAAGGTGATGAACCTCGACCGGTTCGACCTGCACAAGTAG
- a CDS encoding PIN domain-containing protein → MSPQDAWIAATARLYDLPLLTNNRRDFEQVDGVTLLEPPPPPAPPG, encoded by the coding sequence ATCTCGCCGCAGGACGCCTGGATCGCGGCCACCGCCCGCCTCTACGACCTTCCGCTCCTGACGAACAACCGCCGCGACTTCGAGCAGGTCGACGGCGTCACGCTCCTGGAGCCGCCCCCTCCCCCAGCGCCTCCCGGATGA
- a CDS encoding PIN domain-containing protein: protein MARSIVTHPASPSAPLPRRVLVDTDVLSYLLRNDSRAAQFAPLLEGRVIVVSFQTVAELYRWALERGFGERRMQELEGLLRRLVVVPSRTPCARNGPRSTPRRGSAA from the coding sequence GTGGCGCGAAGCATCGTGACCCACCCCGCCTCGCCATCAGCGCCGCTGCCTCGCCGGGTGCTGGTCGATACCGACGTGCTCTCCTATCTCCTGCGCAACGACTCCCGCGCGGCGCAGTTTGCGCCGCTCCTCGAAGGGCGCGTCATCGTCGTCTCGTTCCAGACGGTCGCAGAGCTGTACCGCTGGGCGCTGGAGCGAGGGTTTGGCGAACGGCGCATGCAGGAGCTCGAAGGGCTGCTCCGGCGGCTCGTCGTCGTGCCGAGTCGAACGCCCTGTGCGCGGAATGGGCCGCGGTCCACGCCGAGGCGCGGCAGCGCGGCCTGA
- a CDS encoding type II toxin-antitoxin system HicB family antitoxin, translated as MSNGNAGGDEVIFVVTEDPEGGFVARALGPAIVTEADTIEALRERVRDAVRCHFERDGLPRLIRLHFVRDEILVA; from the coding sequence ATGTCAAACGGCAACGCAGGCGGCGACGAGGTCATTTTTGTTGTGACCGAGGACCCGGAGGGCGGCTTCGTCGCCCGGGCGCTGGGTCCGGCTATCGTCACCGAGGCTGACACGATTGAAGCCCTGCGGGAGCGGGTCCGCGACGCCGTCCGCTGCCACTTCGAACGGGACGGGCTGCCGCGGCTCATCCGGCTCCACTTCGTCCGCGACGAGATCCTGGTGGCATGA
- a CDS encoding DUF1801 domain-containing protein, whose translation MSAGGRYRPHGGPPVSTPGNEPQPSASAEIDRFIAGIGDWRGETLARLRALILEADPGIVETWKWVTPTRPGVPVWERDGIICTGGAFRGYVKLTFARGAELPDPAGLFNAGFGGNARRAIDLREGEFPDPEAFKELVRAAAALNAAIRSAKRRR comes from the coding sequence ATGTCGGCTGGCGGCCGGTACCGGCCGCACGGAGGACCACCGGTGTCGACCCCCGGCAACGAACCGCAACCGTCCGCAAGCGCGGAGATCGACCGCTTCATCGCCGGCATCGGCGACTGGCGCGGCGAAACGCTGGCCCGCCTGCGCGCGCTCATCCTCGAAGCCGACCCCGGCATCGTCGAAACATGGAAGTGGGTCACGCCCACCCGGCCGGGCGTCCCGGTGTGGGAGCGCGACGGCATCATCTGCACCGGCGGCGCCTTCCGCGGCTATGTCAAGCTCACCTTCGCCCGCGGCGCCGAACTGCCCGACCCGGCCGGGCTCTTCAACGCCGGCTTCGGCGGCAATGCGCGCCGGGCGATCGACCTCCGCGAGGGCGAATTCCCCGACCCGGAGGCGTTCAAGGAGCTGGTCCGGGCCGCCGCCGCGCTGAACGCCGCCATCCGCAGCGCGAAGCGCCGCCGCTGA
- a CDS encoding DUF2568 domain-containing protein gives MLNAIHLPLRFALEVAALAILGWWGSAADAPLPARVLLALLLPVAAAAVWGIFRVPNDPGPAVVAIPGPARLALEAALFAAATAALVQLRGMPAAGVFLALAVVDYALSWGRVMRLLGMG, from the coding sequence GTGCTGAACGCCATCCACCTCCCGCTCCGGTTCGCCCTGGAGGTTGCCGCCCTCGCCATCCTCGGCTGGTGGGGCTCCGCCGCCGATGCCCCGCTGCCGGCCCGGGTGCTGCTCGCCCTTCTGCTCCCCGTTGCCGCTGCGGCAGTTTGGGGCATCTTCCGTGTGCCGAACGACCCGGGCCCGGCGGTGGTGGCCATCCCCGGGCCGGCACGCCTCGCGCTCGAAGCTGCCCTCTTCGCTGCCGCGACGGCTGCGCTCGTCCAGCTCCGGGGGATGCCCGCTGCCGGCGTCTTCCTCGCCCTGGCTGTGGTCGATTACGCGCTCTCATGGGGCAGGGTGATGCGCCTGCTCGGCATGGGCTGA
- a CDS encoding Hsp20/alpha crystallin family protein, giving the protein MRYRRISYRYALLVRTGPEPLAAGVLPGRERVRLAQPWWRPAADVTETADALSVLVELAGVSVEDIDLLFYDDAVVIEGQRRLPPPPVDARYHAAQVRQGPFRLEVPLPCSIDPEGTRASYDNGLLLLEFPKTSGGAAR; this is encoded by the coding sequence GTGCGCTACCGCCGCATCAGCTACCGCTACGCCCTGCTCGTCCGCACCGGCCCGGAGCCGCTTGCCGCGGGCGTGCTCCCCGGGCGCGAACGCGTCCGCCTGGCCCAGCCGTGGTGGCGGCCCGCCGCCGACGTCACCGAAACCGCCGATGCGCTTTCCGTGCTCGTCGAACTGGCCGGCGTCTCGGTCGAGGACATCGACCTGCTGTTCTACGACGACGCGGTCGTCATCGAAGGCCAGCGCCGGCTCCCGCCCCCGCCGGTCGATGCCCGCTACCACGCCGCCCAGGTCCGCCAGGGGCCGTTCCGGCTCGAAGTGCCGCTCCCCTGCAGCATCGACCCCGAAGGCACGCGCGCAAGCTACGACAACGGCCTCCTGCTGCTCGAATTCCCGAAGACCAGCGGAGGTGCCGCACGATGA